In the genome of Desulfurellaceae bacterium, one region contains:
- a CDS encoding AMIN domain-containing protein: MKTLRRIITLGWLGLFVGLGPQTAELRASGPLVLEVQELRLESTAGHKRLNWRFSTAPTEVKAFGLSDPPRLVIDVSGPAQGTISTSYTTHDETVWRIRQGAHPQRLRFVLDFKTDSLPSYTIEHDGTRLSALVQTPGDAREASRQLFPPLRTASGQTASATPAAPSARPQASAPTASGEATPAAAGLHLDELQLGLEDDRQALSFVFSQSPHSVRSFALSDPPRLVLDVTGPVAPGPSARYTARDALVSAVRVGSHSDRLRFVVDLSGSQIPPFEVRQQENRLRLVFAQSPAEGVQAQVLFRRPGTTALAARTPAAPRPAPTAPTVAEAPAPAPPPAPPPTRQAFVPAVTGGRKKYAAELGPPAVAGAD, encoded by the coding sequence ATGAAAACACTGCGTCGGATTATCACCTTGGGCTGGCTCGGACTCTTTGTCGGACTCGGTCCCCAGACCGCTGAACTGCGGGCTTCCGGGCCGCTCGTGCTTGAGGTCCAGGAACTCCGGCTCGAATCCACCGCCGGCCACAAGCGGCTGAACTGGCGCTTCTCGACCGCCCCGACCGAGGTGAAAGCCTTTGGCCTGTCCGACCCGCCCCGGCTGGTCATCGATGTCAGTGGTCCGGCCCAGGGGACGATCTCGACCAGCTATACAACCCACGACGAGACCGTGTGGCGTATCCGCCAGGGCGCGCATCCCCAGCGCCTGCGCTTTGTACTCGACTTCAAGACCGACAGCCTGCCAAGCTATACCATCGAGCACGACGGCACGCGGCTGAGCGCGCTTGTCCAAACCCCGGGGGACGCCCGCGAGGCCAGCCGGCAGCTCTTTCCGCCGCTCCGCACCGCGTCCGGTCAGACGGCGTCCGCGACCCCAGCCGCCCCGTCCGCTCGGCCGCAGGCCTCCGCCCCGACCGCGTCCGGCGAAGCGACGCCTGCGGCGGCCGGGCTGCACCTGGACGAACTCCAGCTCGGGCTTGAGGACGACCGCCAGGCGCTCAGCTTCGTGTTCTCCCAGTCGCCCCACAGCGTACGGTCTTTTGCCCTGTCCGACCCGCCCCGGCTGGTGCTCGATGTGACCGGGCCGGTCGCGCCCGGGCCGTCGGCACGCTACACGGCGCGCGACGCCCTGGTCAGCGCGGTGCGGGTCGGCTCTCATTCGGACCGGCTGCGCTTTGTGGTTGACCTGAGCGGCAGCCAAATCCCGCCGTTTGAGGTACGCCAGCAGGAAAACCGGCTGCGTCTGGTCTTTGCCCAGTCGCCGGCTGAGGGAGTGCAAGCCCAGGTGTTGTTTCGGCGGCCGGGTACGACCGCCCTGGCCGCCCGGACACCGGCCGCACCGCGTCCGGCCCCGACCGCGCCCACTGTGGCTGAAGCTCCCGCGCCCGCGCCGCCTCCGGCGCCGCCGCCCACCCGCCAGGCATTTGTTCCGGCCGTGACCGGAGGACGAAAAAAGTATGCTGCCGAGCTGGGTCCACCAGCTGTGGCAGGAGCGGATTGA
- a CDS encoding outer membrane lipoprotein-sorting protein, producing MRTVLLVAGVMLLAPVPAGAEEIPGEPSGLQIAINVDEREDGDDQVSEASWTLTNKAGKQRKRHTLRYWKDYDGNDGLSSKSFIYFSSPPDVKDTTFLNWSQEDADADDDQWIYLPALRKVRRIASGDKENSFMGSDMIYDDMGDREVEEDTHTLVRVEQNNGTKLYVVQAVAKKENYIYSKKLTWVNAETWTTPKIEFYDRKGRLLKIMYQDWVQIDGIWNWRKTVVENQLTGHKTELDISNVKFNQGFRESLFTERSLRKGAP from the coding sequence ATGCGAACTGTTCTGCTAGTGGCTGGAGTTATGCTGTTGGCCCCCGTGCCCGCCGGAGCGGAAGAGATTCCGGGCGAGCCGAGCGGCCTCCAGATTGCGATCAATGTTGATGAGCGCGAAGACGGCGACGATCAGGTGTCTGAGGCGAGCTGGACGCTGACCAATAAGGCCGGTAAACAGCGCAAGCGTCACACCCTGCGCTACTGGAAGGACTATGACGGCAATGACGGGCTGTCGAGCAAGTCGTTCATCTATTTCAGCTCGCCGCCGGATGTCAAAGACACCACCTTCCTGAACTGGTCCCAGGAGGACGCCGATGCCGACGACGACCAGTGGATCTATCTGCCGGCCCTGCGCAAGGTGCGGCGGATTGCCTCGGGCGACAAGGAAAACTCGTTCATGGGCAGCGACATGATCTACGACGACATGGGCGACCGCGAGGTTGAGGAAGACACCCACACCCTGGTCCGGGTTGAACAGAACAACGGCACCAAGCTGTATGTGGTCCAGGCGGTGGCCAAAAAGGAAAACTACATCTACAGCAAGAAGCTGACCTGGGTGAATGCCGAGACCTGGACAACGCCCAAGATCGAGTTCTACGACCGCAAGGGTCGCCTGCTCAAGATCATGTACCAGGACTGGGTGCAGATCGACGGCATCTGGAACTGGAGAAAAACGGTGGTCGAAAATCAGCTCACCGGTCACAAGACCGAGCTGGATATCAGCAATGTGAAATTCAACCAGGGCTTTCGGGAGAGTCTGTTCACCGAGCGTTCCCTGCGCAAGGGCGCGCCCTAG
- a CDS encoding RND family transporter, with translation MEAVFRTILRFRWLTIGLVLGCTGLAWVQMSTLRFESDAEAMIPTDDPVLHYSDLVEDRFGIRDLIVIGVLNTNPAENGVFNPRTLGIVKDLSEQIALLPGIKAVRDEDIASVATMDNITGTADGMAVNPFMEDVPDTPEALGALKENLFGNPMYVNWLVSQDSTGLLIMAKMEESGGTLEGVARRMAVYSAIEHMVQAQQDAGAPEAFYIAGRGAIEVMVGDYGREDMQTFLPLVVLVVLGALYCTYRSLRGVLLPLVVVVGAVIWTLGLMAALEVPMFFISTMLPVVLMAIGVADGIHILSRYYDELLEHPQLSSSEATVAALCEMWRPVVFTSLTTAAGFLSFVAAPMPPIRQFGFFTAFGVLAAMVFSLTLFPALLSMLPAKVSRGLVRQMRRSGDLAATGWAARTLAVLGRGVARRPLLVWLPTLGIVGLCLVGSRYIPVDSSPIGIFHPDSPVRTADRILRDTFQGTTPVYVVIEGHEPDRLKDPGLLAKLDLLQAEVEQDPMVGGSVSIAEYVKRMNRIMNEDRPEMEVVPTDRDLVAQYLLLYSFSGDPDDFDEVVDYDYQHANVAFYLRSDSTDDVLRVVQRAQDFAEEQFGRAELVDNGQLSHRDPLSIRLGRWLVNIEPTITNWETQSGFRIGFAGNGYFVNRMSELVVSSQAASLVTSLGAVFVLTALMFRSLTAGLITVIPIGVVIIFSFGLLGLLQSPLEIGKSLTASMVIGVGIDYTIHFLNKYRLKVREGLTDPEAITLATMVTSGKAIFFNAVVVIGGFLVFLTSKFLPNYYLGAMMALNMGACLVASMTLLPVMLNTWKPRFVYGPHNGAVVTTRPEDRA, from the coding sequence ATGGAAGCCGTCTTTCGCACCATCCTCCGCTTTCGGTGGCTGACTATCGGCCTGGTCCTGGGCTGCACTGGGCTGGCCTGGGTGCAAATGAGCACGCTGCGCTTTGAGAGCGATGCCGAGGCCATGATTCCAACCGACGATCCGGTCCTGCACTACAGTGACCTGGTCGAAGACCGCTTTGGCATCCGTGACCTGATTGTCATTGGCGTGCTGAACACCAACCCGGCCGAAAACGGCGTGTTCAACCCGCGCACGCTGGGCATTGTCAAAGACCTGTCCGAGCAGATTGCCCTGTTGCCGGGCATCAAGGCGGTCCGGGATGAAGACATCGCCAGCGTAGCGACCATGGATAATATCACCGGCACGGCCGACGGCATGGCCGTCAACCCGTTCATGGAGGACGTGCCGGACACGCCCGAGGCGCTGGGCGCGCTCAAAGAGAATCTGTTCGGCAACCCAATGTACGTCAACTGGCTGGTGTCGCAGGACAGCACCGGGCTGCTGATTATGGCCAAAATGGAGGAGTCCGGGGGGACGCTTGAGGGAGTGGCGCGCCGGATGGCCGTCTATAGCGCGATCGAACACATGGTCCAGGCCCAGCAGGATGCCGGGGCGCCTGAAGCCTTTTATATCGCCGGCCGGGGCGCCATCGAGGTGATGGTCGGTGACTATGGGCGTGAGGACATGCAGACCTTCCTGCCCCTGGTCGTGCTGGTCGTGCTCGGGGCGCTGTACTGTACCTACCGGAGTCTGCGCGGCGTGCTCCTGCCCCTGGTGGTGGTGGTCGGAGCGGTGATCTGGACCCTGGGGCTGATGGCGGCGCTCGAAGTCCCGATGTTCTTCATTTCGACCATGCTGCCGGTTGTGCTGATGGCGATCGGGGTGGCCGACGGCATTCATATTCTGAGCCGCTACTACGACGAACTTCTGGAGCACCCGCAGCTGTCCTCGTCCGAGGCGACCGTGGCCGCCCTGTGCGAGATGTGGCGGCCGGTGGTGTTCACCTCGCTGACCACGGCGGCGGGCTTCCTGTCGTTTGTGGCCGCTCCGATGCCCCCGATCCGTCAGTTCGGATTTTTCACCGCCTTTGGCGTGCTGGCGGCCATGGTCTTCTCCCTGACCCTCTTCCCGGCCCTGCTGTCCATGCTGCCGGCCAAGGTCAGCCGGGGTCTGGTGCGCCAGATGCGGCGCAGCGGTGACCTGGCGGCGACCGGCTGGGCGGCCCGGACGCTGGCCGTCCTGGGCCGAGGTGTGGCCCGGCGGCCGCTGCTGGTGTGGCTGCCGACGCTGGGGATTGTTGGCCTGTGTCTGGTCGGCAGCCGCTATATTCCGGTCGATTCCTCACCCATCGGCATCTTTCATCCCGACAGTCCGGTCCGCACTGCGGATCGGATCTTGCGGGACACCTTCCAGGGCACGACGCCCGTGTATGTGGTGATCGAGGGGCATGAGCCCGACCGGCTCAAAGATCCCGGTCTGCTGGCCAAACTCGACCTGCTGCAGGCCGAGGTCGAACAGGACCCCATGGTCGGCGGCTCGGTGTCCATCGCCGAGTACGTCAAGCGCATGAACCGGATCATGAACGAGGACCGGCCCGAGATGGAGGTCGTGCCGACCGACCGTGACCTGGTGGCCCAGTACCTGCTGCTGTACTCGTTCTCCGGCGACCCGGACGATTTCGACGAGGTCGTCGATTATGACTACCAGCACGCCAACGTGGCGTTTTACCTGCGCTCCGACAGCACCGACGATGTGCTGCGGGTGGTCCAGCGGGCTCAAGACTTTGCCGAGGAGCAGTTCGGGCGGGCGGAGTTGGTCGATAACGGACAGCTGAGCCACCGCGATCCGCTGTCCATCCGCCTGGGGCGCTGGCTGGTCAACATCGAGCCGACGATCACCAACTGGGAGACCCAAAGCGGCTTTCGTATCGGCTTTGCCGGCAACGGGTATTTTGTCAACCGGATGAGCGAGCTGGTCGTCAGCAGCCAGGCTGCCAGCCTGGTCACCTCGTTGGGGGCGGTGTTCGTCCTCACCGCGCTCATGTTCCGGTCGCTCACGGCCGGTCTGATCACGGTCATTCCCATCGGGGTGGTGATCATCTTCAGCTTCGGTCTGCTGGGCCTGCTCCAGAGCCCGCTGGAAATCGGCAAATCGCTCACCGCCTCGATGGTCATCGGGGTCGGGATCGACTATACGATTCATTTTCTCAACAAGTATCGGCTCAAAGTGCGTGAGGGATTGACCGACCCGGAAGCGATCACCCTGGCCACCATGGTGACCTCGGGCAAAGCCATCTTCTTCAATGCCGTCGTGGTCATCGGTGGCTTCCTCGTCTTTCTGACCTCGAAATTCCTGCCCAACTACTATCTGGGAGCGATGATGGCGCTGAACATGGGGGCGTGCCTGGTGGCCTCGATGACGCTGCTGCCGGTGATGTTGAATACGTGGAAGCCCCGTTTTGTGTACGGTCCACACAACGGGGCTGTTGTGACAACCCGCCCTGAAGACAGGGCCTAA
- a CDS encoding RND family transporter encodes MKSFFQVVIRLRWLIIALVLGISVLAWGQLRNHLRFESDLDAMVPADNPVSMYKEQVEDRFGMRDNIVVGVLNENPDENGVFNPRTLAIVKELSEKIALLPGIKAVRDEDVSSVATMDNITGTADGMAVDPFMESVPDTPEALAALRNNLFRNEMYVDWLVSRDGTGLLIMAKLESAVDNTAGLAQRAEAYNAIEAMVQAKRDAGVPEQLYVAGRGAMEITVGRYGRQDMATFLPLVLGVVLLTLYLTYRSLRGVLLPFAVVVGSVIWTLGLMGGLGFPLYFISTMMPVVLMAIGVADGIHILSRYYDEILEHPDTDGPTAVVATMSEMWLPVMLTSLTTAAGFLSFLTAPMPPQRDFGLFAAVGVLVAMVLSLTLLPAVLSMLPVKVSRGLARQMARSGDLAATGWAARGLAWLGRSVAQRPLLVWVPSVVVVLVCLAGTQRIVVNTSAIRIFPDSSSIRVAEGVLRQKFQGTVPLYVVIEGHEADRLKDPGLLQQIDRMQAAAEQNPIVGGSVSIAEFIKRMNRVMNEDRPEMEVIPTNRDLVAQYLLLYSFSGEPDDFDEVVDYDYQYANVAFYLREDSSREIAHVVRQVQDYALAEFGRAEQAGEADAEPLALRVGRRLLDLAPVQTGWETDQGFRIGFAGGAYFTYHLSELVISGQVSSLLVSLGAVFVLTAFMFRSVVAGLVNVIPIGIVIIFSFGVMGLFGLELEIGKALTSSMVIGIGIDYTIHFLSKYRLKVRSGLSQPTAITVATMATSGKAIFFNAVVVIGGFAVFLSSNFMPNFYLGAMLMLNMGACLLVSMTVLPAILNTCKPRFVYGRENVL; translated from the coding sequence ATGAAGTCGTTCTTTCAGGTCGTGATCCGCCTGCGCTGGCTGATCATTGCCCTGGTCCTGGGCATCTCGGTCCTCGCCTGGGGACAGCTGCGCAACCATCTGCGCTTTGAGAGCGATCTGGACGCCATGGTGCCGGCCGACAACCCGGTCAGCATGTACAAGGAACAGGTCGAAGACCGCTTTGGCATGCGCGACAACATCGTGGTCGGGGTGCTGAACGAGAATCCCGACGAAAACGGCGTGTTCAACCCGCGCACCCTGGCCATCGTCAAGGAGCTGTCCGAAAAGATCGCCCTGCTGCCCGGCATCAAGGCCGTGCGCGACGAGGACGTGTCGAGTGTGGCGACCATGGACAATATCACCGGCACGGCCGACGGCATGGCGGTCGATCCGTTCATGGAAAGCGTGCCCGACACGCCGGAAGCGCTGGCCGCTCTGCGGAACAATCTGTTTCGTAACGAGATGTATGTCGATTGGCTGGTGTCGCGCGACGGCACCGGGCTGCTGATCATGGCCAAGCTGGAGTCGGCGGTGGATAACACCGCCGGGCTGGCCCAGCGCGCCGAGGCGTATAACGCCATCGAGGCCATGGTCCAGGCCAAACGCGACGCCGGCGTGCCCGAGCAGCTGTATGTGGCCGGCCGCGGGGCGATGGAGATCACGGTCGGCCGCTACGGCCGCCAGGACATGGCCACCTTTCTGCCGTTGGTGCTCGGCGTGGTGCTGCTGACGCTGTACCTGACCTATCGCAGCCTGCGCGGCGTACTGCTGCCGTTTGCGGTGGTGGTCGGGTCGGTGATCTGGACCCTGGGTCTGATGGGCGGGCTCGGCTTTCCGCTGTACTTCATCTCGACCATGATGCCGGTCGTCCTGATGGCGATCGGGGTGGCGGACGGGATTCACATTCTGAGCCGCTACTACGACGAGATTCTGGAACACCCGGACACCGACGGACCGACGGCCGTAGTGGCCACGATGAGCGAAATGTGGCTGCCGGTGATGCTGACCTCGCTGACCACCGCGGCCGGCTTCCTGTCGTTTCTGACCGCTCCCATGCCGCCCCAGCGCGACTTTGGCCTGTTTGCCGCCGTCGGGGTGCTGGTGGCGATGGTCTTATCGCTGACCCTGCTGCCTGCGGTGCTGTCCATGCTGCCGGTCAAGGTCAGCCGTGGCCTGGCCCGCCAGATGGCCCGTAGCGGTGACCTGGCCGCCACCGGCTGGGCGGCCCGGGGCCTGGCCTGGCTGGGCCGCAGCGTGGCCCAGCGTCCGCTGCTGGTGTGGGTGCCGAGCGTAGTCGTTGTCCTGGTGTGTCTGGCCGGCACCCAGCGCATTGTGGTCAACACCTCGGCCATCCGTATTTTTCCCGACTCCAGCTCCATCCGCGTCGCCGAGGGCGTCCTGCGCCAGAAGTTTCAGGGCACCGTCCCGCTGTACGTCGTGATCGAGGGCCACGAGGCCGACCGGCTCAAAGACCCCGGCCTGTTGCAGCAGATTGACCGCATGCAGGCTGCGGCCGAGCAGAACCCGATTGTGGGCGGCTCGGTGTCCATCGCCGAGTTCATCAAGCGCATGAACCGGGTGATGAACGAAGACCGGCCCGAGATGGAGGTCATCCCCACCAACCGCGACCTGGTTGCCCAGTACCTGCTGCTGTACTCCTTCTCGGGTGAGCCGGACGACTTCGACGAGGTGGTCGACTACGACTATCAGTACGCCAACGTGGCGTTTTACCTGCGTGAGGACAGCAGCCGGGAAATTGCCCACGTGGTCAGACAGGTCCAGGACTATGCCCTGGCCGAGTTTGGCCGTGCAGAGCAGGCTGGCGAGGCCGACGCCGAGCCGCTGGCGCTGCGGGTCGGCCGCCGGCTGCTCGACCTGGCGCCGGTGCAGACCGGTTGGGAGACGGACCAGGGCTTTCGGATCGGTTTTGCCGGCGGCGCCTATTTCACCTACCACTTGAGCGAGCTGGTCATCAGCGGTCAGGTGTCGAGCCTGCTGGTCTCGCTGGGCGCGGTCTTTGTGCTGACCGCGTTCATGTTCCGCTCCGTGGTCGCCGGTCTGGTCAACGTCATCCCGATCGGCATTGTGATCATCTTCAGCTTTGGCGTGATGGGCCTGTTCGGCCTTGAGCTTGAGATCGGCAAGGCCCTGACCTCGTCGATGGTGATCGGCATCGGCATCGACTACACGATTCACTTTCTGAGTAAATACCGGCTCAAGGTCCGCAGCGGGCTGAGCCAGCCGACCGCCATCACCGTGGCGACCATGGCGACCTCGGGCAAGGCCATCTTTTTTAATGCGGTGGTGGTCATCGGCGGTTTTGCCGTGTTTCTGAGTTCCAACTTTATGCCCAATTTTTATCTGGGCGCCATGCTGATGCTCAACATGGGCGCCTGTCTGCTGGTGTCGATGACGGTTCTGCCGGCCATCCTGAATACCTGTAAACCCCGGTTTGTGTACGGCCGGGAGAACGTGCTCTGA
- a CDS encoding RND family transporter: MDSFFRLIIRFRFLVIGLVLACTGLAWIQVQSLRFEGDADAFIPQNDPVMSYNDLVEERFGIRDLIVIGVLNKNPDENGVFNPRTLATIKEFSEKIALLPGIEDVASVATLDNITGTADGMAVDPFMETVPHSPESLAALQQALFHNSMFVNWIVSQDGTGMLITAKMEPGGGTLEGTARRMAVYTTIRDMVAAKKAAGAPEEFHVAGQGALEVTFEEGMRQDMETFLVIVLGTLYFTYRSVRGVLLPLAVVGASVMWTLGIMATVGVPMYSISTMMPVILMAVGVANGIHILSRYYDEVLQHPDVSSADAVLAAMREMWQPVVFTSLTTAAGFLSFLTASILPIRYFGIFTSIGVLAAMVFSITFFPALLSLLPVKVSRGLRAQMGRSGDLAATGWAARTLSRLGVGVARKPLVVWGVTTGVMLVCLFGAQRIFVDTSFIKMSDPNSPVRIADTVLGETFQGNLPLYIAIEGHQPDLLKDPGLLAQLDRLQTVVEQDPIVGGSLSLAEYIKRMNRVMNEDRPEMEVIPDSQDLVAQYLLLYSFSGDPDDFDEIVDYVRSDSTQDIERVVGIVQDFAVREFGQAGDTGTADTGSRDPWSIRFGRWLAGIEPTVTGWDTNSGFRLGIAGNGYLTTRFSELVVSGQLASLVVSLVAVFSLTAFMFRSWVAGLINIIPISLVMIFSFGLLGLLGIPLEVGKSLTASMVIGIGIDYTIHFLNKYRIKVRAGLTDPEKITAATMATSGKAIFFNALVVTASFLVFLTSNFRPNFYLGAMLSLNMGACLLVSMTVLPAILNTWKPRFVYARTSPVVVRPEPQEPDAGLGFGREQEGAPSA; encoded by the coding sequence ATGGATTCATTTTTCCGCTTGATCATCCGCTTTCGTTTCCTGGTCATTGGCCTTGTTCTGGCCTGTACCGGCCTGGCCTGGATCCAGGTGCAGTCGCTCCGCTTTGAGGGCGATGCCGACGCTTTTATTCCCCAAAACGACCCGGTTATGAGTTATAACGACCTGGTCGAGGAGCGTTTCGGTATTCGCGACCTGATTGTTATTGGGGTGCTGAATAAAAATCCGGACGAAAACGGCGTCTTTAATCCACGGACCTTGGCCACGATCAAAGAATTCTCGGAAAAGATCGCCCTGCTGCCCGGCATCGAAGACGTGGCGAGTGTGGCCACGCTCGATAATATCACCGGTACGGCGGACGGCATGGCCGTTGATCCGTTCATGGAAACGGTGCCGCACTCACCCGAGTCACTCGCCGCATTACAGCAGGCTCTGTTTCACAACTCGATGTTCGTGAATTGGATCGTCTCCCAGGACGGTACCGGGATGCTTATCACGGCCAAAATGGAGCCTGGCGGAGGGACTCTCGAGGGTACGGCCAGACGGATGGCTGTTTATACGACGATCCGGGACATGGTTGCGGCGAAAAAAGCGGCCGGCGCTCCAGAGGAATTCCATGTTGCGGGCCAAGGCGCTCTGGAGGTCACCTTTGAGGAGGGGATGCGGCAGGACATGGAGACCTTCCTCGTGATTGTCCTCGGCACGCTGTATTTTACCTATCGGAGTGTGCGCGGCGTCTTGCTCCCCTTGGCGGTGGTCGGCGCCTCCGTGATGTGGACCTTAGGCATTATGGCGACCGTGGGTGTGCCGATGTACTCCATTTCGACCATGATGCCGGTCATCCTGATGGCGGTCGGGGTGGCAAATGGGATTCATATTCTGAGCCGCTATTACGACGAGGTCTTGCAACACCCGGACGTTTCCTCGGCCGATGCGGTCCTCGCCGCGATGCGAGAGATGTGGCAGCCGGTGGTCTTCACCTCGCTGACGACGGCGGCCGGGTTTCTCTCCTTCCTGACCGCCAGCATTCTCCCGATCCGCTATTTCGGCATCTTTACCTCCATTGGCGTCTTGGCCGCGATGGTCTTCTCCATCACCTTTTTTCCGGCCCTGTTAAGCCTCCTGCCGGTCAAGGTCAGCCGTGGCTTGCGCGCCCAGATGGGCCGCAGTGGTGACCTGGCGGCGACGGGCTGGGCGGCCCGGACGCTGTCCCGCTTAGGCGTCGGCGTGGCGCGAAAACCACTCGTGGTGTGGGGCGTGACAACCGGTGTCATGCTGGTGTGTCTGTTTGGTGCGCAGCGCATTTTTGTCGATACCTCATTTATCAAGATGTCCGACCCCAACAGTCCGGTGCGGATTGCGGATACCGTCTTGGGCGAGACATTCCAAGGCAATCTGCCGCTGTATATCGCGATTGAAGGACATCAGCCCGATCTGCTCAAAGATCCGGGGCTGCTCGCCCAACTCGACCGCCTCCAAACCGTCGTCGAACAAGACCCTATCGTTGGCGGATCGCTCTCCTTAGCCGAGTATATCAAACGCATGAACCGGGTGATGAACGAGGATCGGCCCGAAATGGAAGTGATTCCGGACTCGCAAGACCTCGTCGCCCAATACCTGTTGCTGTATTCCTTCTCTGGCGACCCGGACGATTTTGATGAAATCGTGGATTATGTGCGCTCGGACAGCACCCAGGACATCGAACGCGTGGTTGGGATTGTGCAAGACTTTGCCGTGCGTGAGTTTGGGCAGGCGGGCGATACCGGCACGGCCGATACCGGCTCACGGGACCCGTGGTCTATCCGCTTTGGACGCTGGCTGGCCGGCATTGAGCCGACGGTGACCGGCTGGGACACCAACAGCGGTTTTCGGCTGGGGATTGCCGGCAATGGCTATCTGACCACCCGTTTCAGCGAACTGGTCGTGTCCGGCCAGCTGGCGAGTCTGGTCGTCTCCCTGGTCGCGGTCTTTTCCTTGACGGCGTTCATGTTTCGCTCCTGGGTCGCCGGGCTGATCAATATCATCCCGATCAGTCTGGTGATGATTTTCAGTTTTGGCCTGCTTGGACTCCTCGGCATCCCCCTGGAGGTTGGCAAATCGCTGACCGCCTCCATGGTGATTGGGATTGGCATCGATTATACGATCCACTTCCTGAATAAATATCGGATTAAAGTCCGCGCTGGCCTGACGGACCCGGAAAAGATTACCGCCGCGACGATGGCGACCTCGGGCAAAGCCATCTTTTTTAATGCGCTGGTTGTGACGGCGAGCTTCCTGGTTTTCCTGACCTCAAACTTTCGGCCCAATTTTTACCTGGGGGCGATGCTGTCGCTGAATATGGGCGCCTGCCTCTTGGTGTCGATGACGGTGTTGCCGGCGATTCTGAACACCTGGAAGCCTCGCTTTGTGTACGCCAGGACCTCGCCCGTGGTCGTACGGCCGGAGCCGCAAGAGCCGGACGCGGGCCTCGGCTTCGGTCGGGAGCAGGAGGGAGCCCCCTCGGCATGA
- a CDS encoding MMPL family transporter, with protein sequence TMATSGKAIFFNAVVVIGGFLIFLTSNFESLFYLGVMLSLSMGACLIVSMTVLPAILNRFKPRFVYGNKEARLVAVQESEA encoded by the coding sequence CCACGATGGCCACCTCCGGCAAGGCCATCTTTTTTAATGCGGTCGTGGTTATCGGCGGCTTCCTGATTTTTCTCACCTCAAACTTCGAGTCCCTCTTTTACCTGGGTGTCATGCTGTCTCTCAGTATGGGAGCCTGCTTGATCGTCTCGATGACGGTCCTGCCGGCGATCTTGAATCGGTTTAAACCGCGTTTTGTGTATGGCAATAAAGAAGCGCGACTCGTGGCCGTCCAAGAATCTGAGGCCTGA